AGTCGAGGCAGACCAGCTTGCCCTCATCGGCGCGGTAGTGGAACGGAAGCTCGTGCCCCGCGTTGACGTAGCGGAACTCCCCGGCGTTCACGTCCGCCACCCCGTAGACCAGCGTGATGAACCGGCCGGTCGGCGTGTGAGCGCAGAGGGCGCTGTTCAGCCTAGTCACCACGGCGACGGGGTCCGGGTCGTCGTCCGAGTACGCCTTGATCATGTGCTTCGCCATGCCCATGTAAGCGGCCGCGTCGAGCCCCTTGCCCGAGACGTCGCCGATCGCCAGGGCGTACCGGCCGTCGCCCAGCTCGATCACGTCGAAGAAGTCGCCCCCGACGGCCGCCTCCTGCCAGGCGGGCCGGTAGCACGCGGAGACTTCGATCCCGGGGAACTCACGGTCGAGCCCGGCCATCAGGCTCTCCTGCAGGGACGAGGCGATGCTCCGCTCGCGCTCGTAGACCTGGGCGTTCCGGACCCCCGCCGCCACGAACTTGCTCAGCATCTCCAGCAGGCGCGCCTCCGCCTCGGTCCAGGGCGCCCCGTCCGCGCTGCGAAAGACGTTGATCGCGCCGACCGTCCGGCCGCGGAGGGACATCGGCACGGAGAGCAGGTGGTGCACTCCGTCGTCCTTGCCGATGAGGACGGGATACTTGCAGTGCGCGCTGTTCGGCACGTCGTTCAGCACCTTCAGCCGCCCGGTCTCGGCGACCTCTATCGCGGTGGCGTCGCAGGCGTCGAAGTGCTCCGCCGCGGAGTGCTCCCTCGACGGGCGGTTCAGCCCGAGGATCTTCATCTTCTCGCTGTCCTTGTCGAAGATCAGCACGGAGCAGGTCTGCGCGGCGAGCGCCCGGCTCAACTCGACGCCGAGCCGGTCCACCAGCGAGTCGAGCGTCAGTTCCGAGGTGATCGCCTGGCCGATCTCCCTCACGATGTCGAGCTGATGGATGCGGGCATCGCGCTCGGAGAGCGATTCGTTGATCCGGCTGCCCTTCTGGACTCGCTCGACGGCGAGCGCCGCCTGGGCGGCGAACAGCTTCAGCATGCGGAGGCGGTCCTTCTGGCCGGCCGGGGGGACCCGCCTGTACAGCGCCATCAGGATGCCGACGACCGAGTCGCCGTACTCCGTGGAGACCACCAGCGGGATGCAGACCGCGGAGCGCCCGGCGGCGGCGGCCCCGAGCTTCACGGAGAGGCTCTCGTTCGCCGCCGCGTCGGCGACGATCCTGGTCTCGAGGGAGCTTGCGGCCTCGCCGACCGGGCCGTCCCCGGTGCGGAAGACGAGGCTGTCGCGGACGTCCTCGTCGAGCCCGGCGCATGCGGCGACCTGTATCAGGTTGCGCGTGCGGTCGTAGGGCATCAGGCAGACGGCGTCGAGCTTCAGGAAACCGGCGATCAGGTGGACCACCTGCTGGTAGAGCCTTCCCGGGCTGGTCGTCGAGACGATCAGGCGCTGGAGGTCGGCTATCGCTCCCAGCTCGGCCGACTGGCCCTGGATGCACCCCCTGAGGCGCGCGTGCTCCGCAACGAGGCCCGCGACCGGCGTCAGGTACCCGAGCAGTTTCATCAGGTTCGCCAGCGCGAAGAGCAGTTCGCCCTGCGCGGCGCTCTTCGACGTCGCCGAGAAGACCGCGGCGAGCTGGCCGAACGCGGCGAACACGAGGCCGTAGCTGATCCAGGCGATCAGGGTGCTGTTCCGCTGGATCCCCGGCCTGGAATAGACGAACCACGCGAAGGCGAAGAGGACGGCCGACGCGATCGCCAGGCTCAGCTCGAGCGCGCTCCCCGGCGCGATGCTCACGACTGGGAACTCCGAGACCGAGAAGATGACGACGGCGGCCCAGAGGACGACCCCTGTGAGATAGATCGCCGTGCGCGATTGGATTGACTGCCTGGGGGTGGTCGAGCGCGCCGAGAGAGCGCCGTGGATCAGCATGACCGCGAGAGTCAGCCTGCCCGCGTACCAGATAGCCCCGGCGCCGCCGGGATCCGAGGCCGGGAACGCGGCGGACCAGGCGTCGAACAGGCCGGCGGCGAAAAACCCCGCGGCGGCGGATAGGAAGCCCTTCCGCCCGTGGATCAGGTATTCCGCGATGGCGGCGGCGAAGACGGTGAGGGCGATCAGCGCGGCGAACCCGCCGGCGACCTGCACGGGAGTCGAGAGCCCGACCTTGTCAGGCGGCTGCGAGTTCCCGGCGGCGACGATGAGCAGCACGGCCGCGCCGCACACGGCGATCAGGACGACGGTTGCCGATCTTCTCATGAGCTTCCGGACCCCCTCGTTGAAGGCATGCGGAGAGACGCCATATTCTAGCACACGGATGAGGCGTCCGCAAGGCTTGAACGAGGCCGTCCTTCGATACACGCGCCGGAGCGCGCACTCAGGACTAGCGGGTCTCGATCGGGTGACTGGTCGCCTATCACCGTGAGCCCTGAGTGCTCGAAGCGAAGCGGAGAGTGTATCGAAGGGCGCGGGAAGCAGAACCCCCTCGGCCCGAAGGCCGGCCCCTCTTCCTAGCCTGTCAGCCCGTACTTCGCGAAGAAGTCGCCTACCGAGAGGATGCGGATGTCGTTGCCGAGGGACGCGATGTAGCGCCGCCGCTCCATGGGCGTGAGGCGTTTCTCGCAGCCCACGTACAGCTTGTGCCCGTTTCGGCGGTCAACGAGGAACACCGCGTCGCCGCCTATGACGGTCACGTCGAACCGATTGTTCGCCGGCTGTTGAAGCTCGGCATCCGCAAGAGCCATCCCTGAAACCTTGAAGCCTTCCCTGAGAACGACAGAAGACCAGGCGCGCTGAAGGCCTGCAGTCGGGAGGCGATTGGCCTCCCGCGCAGCGGACTTCGGCAACCTGGCCGTCTTGTCCCGGTGCTTCGGGATTTAGACCCTGCGGCTTTGCGTCCCCGTCTTTCGGCGGGTTTGCCCTTATCGGTCGCTGGTCGTGTATTACCAATCTTGATTATCGGCAGATCTGGCGCGGCGCAGAGCCGGCAATACTACCGGGTTTTGGAAGGGCGGGGGATCTCGAGGAGCTTCAGGAACTCTCTCTTGCGCGCCTCACTGCAGGCGAAGTCGAGGATGATGTCCCCGATCGGCTCCTCGGGCGGCGGGCCGATCTCGTCCAGGCCGAGCATTCCGGGGAACGACGCCCTCTGAAGCGCCGCCATGCAACTCGCCGCATACAGCAGGTCGAGCGCGTCGGTTATGCGCACCAGGTCAATGCCCGCGCCCGGGTAGTGGACGGCGGAGCGATCGGCCCAGCGGACGACCCTGTCCGCGCCGGTCAACGCCGCCGCGCCGGGATCGCCGTCCAGGTACGTGTCGAGCCACCAGACCGGCAGGCCCGGCTTCACCTTGCGGAACACGGCGGCGAGGTCGCCCGTCAGCGTGTAGCAGGCCGTCCGGTAAAACTGCTCCCACGTCTCGAGGAACCCGCCGGCGCCCGCCATCAGCGGCCGGAGGGGCGTCTGGAAATCGGTCGTCCCGAGGCCGAAGTTGGGGCCCACCATGTCCGCGGGGTCCACCAGCACCCCCTGCGCGAAGGCCGCCCGCGCGGCGTCGTTGAAACCCATCTGCCCCGGACGGACGAGCAGCACCTCGTCCTCATACGGGTCCTCGACGACGACCGCCGCGTGATCGAAGGCGATCCCGTCGAGGTCGTAGTCCGCAAGCTCCTCGACGAGCGCGGAGAGCTTCTCCCGGACGACCGGCTGGAACGGGCTGACGAAGTCGCCGTCGAAGGCGTCGCCGTAAGCCATTCGCTCCTCTATCCGAACCGTTGAGTATGCCGGCCTCTGCGCCTGCCACTCGGTGTTCGAGCGTCCGGCGATCTCGCGGTCGAGCAGCTCCGGGGCCTTGTACAACCAGTGGTTCTTCGAGCCGTCCGACCACCGCAGGACGTCTATCACCCCGACTACCCGGACGCCCTTCGCGTGGGCGGCCGCGATCGTGTTCCTCAGGAAGTCGTCCGCCTTCATGCCCGGCAGCGGGGGGAACTGCCTGCTCGGGAAGATCGTGTACCCGTCCGCGAACACCCGGATGAGCAGTGTATTCAGTCCGTGCCCGGACGCCTCCGCCGCCACCCCGGCTGGCGTGTCGGACTTCGATACCTCGCGCAGTATCCCCCGGACGCCGGCGGGCATCGGAATCTTCGAGCCCTTCGGCCAGGAGCGCGCCTGAAACTCGGGCGGGGTCCACGGGGCGTCCGGTTCGAGCGGGGACCACTCCCACTCGTACCTCGCGGGCGACGCACCGACGCTCGCATTCCCCACCGCCGGGAAGTGGAAGACCAACCGCGCCGACACCAGCGGCTCGATGCTCTGCGGTACCCAGGAAGGGCGCTCGGGATCTTCGCACGCCTTCAGCACGACCGACTTCTGCTCCTCGGTGAGCGCCTCCCAGGAAACGCTGCTGTCCGCCTCGGCGGGATTCATCGCCAGGCGCCCGACTATGCCGCCGATCTGCTGCGCGTTCAGGGAGAACCCCGTGCCGGGCGCGACCGGCAGCCCGATCAGAATCCTCGCCGCCAGATCGGCGTCGAACGTCCGCCCGGCGTCAGATTGGGGGCCGACGAAATCGTAGTAATCCCTCAGCATCTGATCGAACGACCCGAGGCCGATCACGTCGAGCGCGAAGAGGTAAGAGCCGCCGACCTTCCGCCACGTCCCGCCGGTCGCGCGGGAGACCGCCTTCAGCACCTGCCCGATCGTCTCCGAAGGCGCGCCGATATAGAGCCCGACCTGCTCGGACCCCGGCCCGGCGAGGAGCGGAAGCCCGCTCTCCCTCGCCGCGGCGGCGACGACGTCCCTGAGCGTCGTGCGGCGCTCGAACGCCGCGTCCTTCCGCAGTTCCGGCCGATCGTAGTCCAGGTGCGATTCCTTCAGCTCGTTCGGCCCCGAAGGCCTGGGCAGTTCTCCCGCATCGGTTTCCGGCTCCGGCTCCACCTGCAGCCTCAGCTCGGAGCTGTCGTCGGGCGGCGGCTGCTCCGTCGCCAAACCGCAGTCGTACCGGCCCTCTCCGTCGCTGAGCAGGGTGTGGAGATAGGTGATCTCGCCGGTGATTGTCAGACCGTCGGGCGGGACTCCCTGCAGGTAGACCTCGTTGTACGTCGTCGTCACGGAGTTCTCGTCCACCGGGACCTCGCCCGCCGGAATCATCAGCGCGGCCCTGGTAGAGAACATCCGCCTCAACAGC
This DNA window, taken from Armatimonadota bacterium, encodes the following:
- a CDS encoding SpoIIE family protein phosphatase; this encodes MRRSATVVLIAVCGAAVLLIVAAGNSQPPDKVGLSTPVQVAGGFAALIALTVFAAAIAEYLIHGRKGFLSAAAGFFAAGLFDAWSAAFPASDPGGAGAIWYAGRLTLAVMLIHGALSARSTTPRQSIQSRTAIYLTGVVLWAAVVIFSVSEFPVVSIAPGSALELSLAIASAVLFAFAWFVYSRPGIQRNSTLIAWISYGLVFAAFGQLAAVFSATSKSAAQGELLFALANLMKLLGYLTPVAGLVAEHARLRGCIQGQSAELGAIADLQRLIVSTTSPGRLYQQVVHLIAGFLKLDAVCLMPYDRTRNLIQVAACAGLDEDVRDSLVFRTGDGPVGEAASSLETRIVADAAANESLSVKLGAAAAGRSAVCIPLVVSTEYGDSVVGILMALYRRVPPAGQKDRLRMLKLFAAQAALAVERVQKGSRINESLSERDARIHQLDIVREIGQAITSELTLDSLVDRLGVELSRALAAQTCSVLIFDKDSEKMKILGLNRPSREHSAAEHFDACDATAIEVAETGRLKVLNDVPNSAHCKYPVLIGKDDGVHHLLSVPMSLRGRTVGAINVFRSADGAPWTEAEARLLEMLSKFVAAGVRNAQVYERERSIASSLQESLMAGLDREFPGIEVSACYRPAWQEAAVGGDFFDVIELGDGRYALAIGDVSGKGLDAAAYMGMAKHMIKAYSDDDPDPVAVVTRLNSALCAHTPTGRFITLVYGVADVNAGEFRYVNAGHELPFHYRADEGKLVCLDSTGVAAGALQEAEYSAETVPFKKGDVLVLYTDGATDARGEEGFLNTEGLQEMVERHVRLGSRNLPEALYEDIRRYAGDRLNDDVAILSVKSVVPTPGQLF